One part of the Lemur catta isolate mLemCat1 chromosome 13, mLemCat1.pri, whole genome shotgun sequence genome encodes these proteins:
- the LOC123649222 gene encoding olfactory receptor 11L1-like: MEPRNVSTVTEFQLLGFQNLLEWQTLLFAIFLLVYVLTITGNIAIIAAVSQDQRLHSPMYTLLKHLSFLEIWYTSTTVPLLLSNLLSWGQAISFSACVAQLSFFVFFGATECFLLVVMAYDRYLAICSPLHYSFLMSPDVCTKLVAIPWLTRVSTGLLPSLMISKLDFCGPNQINHFFCDLPALLQLSCSNVYVTKMAIFILSIAVLCICFFLTLVSYVLIVSAILRIPFASGRMKTFSTCGSHLAVITIYYGTMSSMYVCPEAHPSPEANKIISIFYTVVTPLLNPVIYSLRNKDFKEAVRKAMRRKCGVYGVRVKGSLFIR; this comes from the coding sequence ATGGAGCCCCGAAATGTGTCCACTGTCACTGAATTTCAGCTGTTAGGGTTCCAGAACCTTCTTGAATGGCAGACCCTGCTCTTTGCCATTTTCCTGCTTGTCTACGTCCTCACCATCACAGGGAACATTGCCATCATAGCAGCAGTGAGCCAGGACCAGCGACTGCACTCACCGATGTACACGCTCCTCAAGCATCTCTCCTTCCTGGAGATCTGGTACACATCCACCACTGTGCCTCTTCTCCTGTCCAACCTGCTGTCCTGGGGACAGGCCATCTCCTTCTCCGCCTGTGTGGCACAGCTCTCCTTCTTTGTGTTCTTTGGGGCCACTGAGTGCTTTCTCCTGGTCGTGATGGCCTATGACCGATATCTGGCCATCTGCAGCCCACTCCACTACTCCTTCCTCATGAGTCCTGACGTTTGCACCAAGCTGGTGGCAATCCCCTGGTTGACAAGGGTTAGCACAGGCCTTCTGCCTTCCCTGATGATTTCTAAATTGGACTTCTGTGGACCCAACCAGATCAATCATTTCTTCTGTGATCTGCCTGCACTCCTGCAGCTCTCATGTTCCAACGTTTATGTCACCAAGATGGCCATCTTTATCCTGTCAATTGCTGTGttgtgcatttgtttttttctgacacTGGTGTCCTATGTTCTCATTGTGTCTGCCATATTGAGAATCCCTTTTGCCTCTGGCCGGATGAAGACCTTTTCCACGTGTGGTTCCCATCTGGCTGTCATCACTATCTACTATGGGACCATGAGCTCCATGTATGTGTGCCCAGAAGCCCACCCATCACCTGAAGCCAACAAGATCATTTCTATCTTCTACACCGTGGTCACTCCACTGCTGAACCCGGTTATCTACAGCTTGAGGAACAAAGACTTCAAAGAAGCTGTTAGAAAGGCCATGAGAAGGAAATGTGGTGTCTATGGAGTAAGAGTGAAAGGAAGCTTATTTATTAGGTGA